The DNA sequence GTTTCGGAGGTGTCAACGCCTGGACTCCGGGCGCCGCCCGTGGGACCGGCGCCGTCATCCGGCTTCGCCGCGCGGGCGGAGCTTCGCCCGGTAGCGGCGCACGATGCGCCATAGGTCGTCGCGATCACTCGGGCGCAAGCATAGGCCCAGAACGGCGAGGTATGCAAACGAACCCGGGATAAACGACACTGCAATGGCCAGCCAGGTGTCGATGTCCACCGCGCTCCGGTATACCAATGACACCACCGCGCCGGCAAGTCCCGGTAACATGCCCGGCCAGAGCGTCTCCCCGATCCAGGACCCGTATCGAAGCCCGACAAGTTCCAGCCCCAGCGGCACCACGAATAGCGGGTAGAAAACTACCATGCAGACTATCGTCGACGCCGCCGCGCCCAGCGCGCCCCAGCCAAGCCAATAGACAACATAGATGGTTAGCGCCAGGTTGAAGACGTTCATTGCCGAGGAGATCAGCGCCCACTTCCGGATCTGGCCCTTCGCGTTCGCGATGCCCGACGTCATTATCGTCCCATACGATACCGGAAAAAGCAGCATGGACACCGCCAGAACAGCCCCCGCGTGCGGGAAATTCGGGCCGGCGTACAAATGCATGATCTCTCCGCTGTACACAGCCAGCAGAAACGTCGGAAACAGCGACGCCCAAAGCGCGATTCGTCCGCCGCGGAGATAGGCGTTTTGCATCCGCGCGGTATCGTTCGTCGCATGCATCGCCGTCAGCGCGGGCTGAGTCGGGGCCAGGGCCGAAAGGGAGAGGTTGTACACGTGCCGAGACGCCAGCGTGCCCACGTGAGATGTCGCAACCTCTAACGGGGTAGAGAGTTTGTTCAAAATAATCGCATCCGCGCTTGTCCGGACCGTGGTCGCAAGCGAAGCCACGAAGCTCCATCCGCCGAAGCCGGTAAGCTCCCGCGCGATCGGCCAATATACGAAGGCCCTGCGGAATCGCAACTGCGGCACGATCCGGACCGAGATCGCGAGGCTGATTATCAGATTCAAGAGTTCGCTCGTCACCGAGGCCACCACGATCCAGAGCACCCGGATTTCGATGCCGAACAGAAGCACGAAAAGCAGCGCAAGCCGGAACAGCTCGCACCCCACCTGTATCAGATTCTGTGTCACAAACCGCTGCCGGACGTAAAGCCCCACGGTAAACGCCGACATGGGCAGGCGCACCGCCAGGCTGAACATCAATAACCCCATCATCAGCCGGGCGTCCGGAAGGTAGCCCGGATCAATGGTCAAGACATAATCGATATACCACGAGAAAAGGCCGCCTCCCAGCAACATGATGACGCCCGCCCCGAGCAGGATGGGAAACATCGTGGAGACTATCTGGGTCACCCGCTCGTCGTCCTCCCGCGCATACGCCTCCACGACGTAGCGGCCAAGCCCGCCCGTCAGCACCATCGTCAACAGCGGCGCAAACATGATGACGTTATACAGGACCACAAGCAGGCTGTACTCTTCCGGAGACACCCGCTTCAGCAGATACTGCTGGAGCCACACCAGCACCGTTAGCCCCAGAAGCCGCGTCGCGATCGAACTCGCCGAGTTGATCAGCACCAGCCTCTTACTTATCTCAACGCGCTCGCCCAACGGGTCACGCCTTTCGCAGGTAATGGTAAAGCGACGCCGAAACCCCCAGCACGATGTGGCCCAGGAAAAACATCGACGTCTGGCGGAATTCCCATTCCGTCCAGCTCTGCATCAGCACCCCGCAAAGGCTCAGGAAAGTCCCCGTCCAGACCAGGTTCAGCAGTTGCTCCCGTTTGCGAATCACGCTGATCCCCGATATCCATAGCGCCTGCAGCAGAAACAGCAAGAACAGCACGAGGCCCGGAACGCCCACCTCCGTAAGCGTGATCAGAAAAAGATTGTGCGCAGGCGCCACCTGCCAACCGCCCCCCGGCCCGCCGTCCGTGCTCAAATAAGGGAGCATGCGAAAGCCGGCCATCGGGCCATACTGCCCCGATATCGCCCAACTCCAGTTGTTCAGGCCCACCCCCGTCAGCGGGCGGTCCGCAATCGCCGGGGACGCCATCCGGAAGTAGCTCCCGCGGTCCCCCTCGTCGGAAAGGTATTCCTGCTCCAGATCGAAGCCCCCAAGCCGCTCCATGATCGTGTCGTACGATTTCAGCACCATCAGCGATATCAACACCGCCCCAACCAGGCCAATCACCACATTGCGCGGTGTTATCCGAAGGCCCGTCGAAAGCGCGAAACCGGCCCCGGAAACCACGATCAGCGCTGCAAACCCCGTCCGGCTGACGCTCAGCAGCACACAGCCCGCCGCCGCCGTAAACGCGAGAATACACACCACGCGGAGCGCAATATGGGTATTGCGCGCAAACATGGCCCCGATGAAGATCGGCACGCATTGAAGGCAGTACATCGAAAGGGAATTCGGGTGTGCGAGCGTTCCCCGAACGCGATAGACCCCGTGCACGTAGCGGTCCCGCAAACAGATCAGGGCCTCGTAGAAGATCGTCCCCGCAAGCGCCCACACGAAAAGATGAATCTCCCGGGGGCTGCGGATATACGCGCACACCGCAACAACGAGCACAATCGCCCGCGCGATCTTCGTCAATTCAAACAGGCCGAAAATCTTCGGATCGTTGACCACCACCGTCAGCGCGCACCAGCCAAAATACGCCAGCAGCAAGCCCAGCGTGGGGGGCCAGAACAGCGGCTTGCCCTCGCGCTGGCGCGTCGCCAGGCTCCCCACAAGCAGGATCACCGCCAGCAAATCCAGGTACGATACCTCGATCCCCGTCGTCGTCCCACGATACCATTCCCGGCTCAAGAAGTTGATGTCCGTCGGAAAGCCAAACAGCCCCGCCGGCATGCTCGTCCCGAATACGAGAAAAACGAACACGAAGTCCAGCGCCCGCCGCGAACTCGCCGCCAGGAAGATCCCGATCGGCAATGTGATCGCGCTCCCGCCAAAGAAAATGATGTGCTTGGCCTCGAGCAATGGTCACGGTTCCTGGAAAGGTCGGGATTGCGGCGGCGCGCCGCC is a window from the Candidatus Hydrogenedentota bacterium genome containing:
- a CDS encoding O-antigen ligase family protein, encoding MLEAKHIIFFGGSAITLPIGIFLAASSRRALDFVFVFLVFGTSMPAGLFGFPTDINFLSREWYRGTTTGIEVSYLDLLAVILLVGSLATRQREGKPLFWPPTLGLLLAYFGWCALTVVVNDPKIFGLFELTKIARAIVLVVAVCAYIRSPREIHLFVWALAGTIFYEALICLRDRYVHGVYRVRGTLAHPNSLSMYCLQCVPIFIGAMFARNTHIALRVVCILAFTAAAGCVLLSVSRTGFAALIVVSGAGFALSTGLRITPRNVVIGLVGAVLISLMVLKSYDTIMERLGGFDLEQEYLSDEGDRGSYFRMASPAIADRPLTGVGLNNWSWAISGQYGPMAGFRMLPYLSTDGGPGGGWQVAPAHNLFLITLTEVGVPGLVLFLLFLLQALWISGISVIRKREQLLNLVWTGTFLSLCGVLMQSWTEWEFRQTSMFFLGHIVLGVSASLYHYLRKA